In Phocoena sinus isolate mPhoSin1 chromosome X, mPhoSin1.pri, whole genome shotgun sequence, a genomic segment contains:
- the FAM120C gene encoding constitutive coactivator of PPAR-gamma-like protein 2 isoform X2, producing the protein MGVQGFQEFLEKRCPGAVVPVDLLKLARTVSRQQQQQQHRPLPPTAALAPGAPRAARGSAPLQPPLAPAALGAYSGGAGPTRHHHPAHHFHHHGQAHPGLHPPPPPPPPPLPGARVLVDAGSALPRLYGGYQTDWVCGGQWNAMLGYLSALCQACAYPGGDGLELVVMFPGGLGKDRLAEWGRRCQAERQTAQLIVGHVGNKGTPPPRAWFLPPACLSHCVRLALIRFRVKQAAVLWAALGRSPRDK; encoded by the coding sequence ATGGGCGTCCAGGGCTTCCAAGAGTTCCTGGAGAAGCGCTGTCCCGGGGCTGTTGTGCCCGTGGACCTCCTCAAACTCGCGCGTACGGTCTCgcgccagcagcagcagcagcagcatcgcCCGCTGCCGCCTACGGCAGCCCTAGCGCCCGGGGCTCCACGCGCCGCCAGGGGCTCCGCGCCTCTGCAACCGCCGCTCGCGCCCGCTGCCTTGGGTGCCTACTCCGGGGGCGCGGGGCCGACTCGGCACCATCACCCCGCTCACCACTTCCACCATCACGGCCAGGCGCACCCCGGGCTGcacccgccgccgccgccgccgccccctccGCTGCCCGGGGCCCGGGTGCTGGTGGACGCGGGCTCAGCGCTGCCTCGGCTTTATGGCGGCTACCAGACGGATTGGGTGTGTGGCGGCCAATGGAACGCCATGCTGGGCTACTTGTCAGCGCTATGTCAGGCTTGTGCCTATCCCGGCGGCGACGGCTTGGAGTTGGTGGTCATGTTCCCCGGGGGCCTGGGCAAGGACCGGCTGGCCGAGTGGGGCCGTCGGTGCCAGGCCGAGCGGCAGACAGCGCAACTGATCGTGGGACACGTGGGCAACAAGGGCACCCCTCCTCCACGGGCCTGGTTCCTGCCACCGGCCTGCCTGAGCCACTGCGTGAGGCTAGCGCTCATCCGCTTCCGGgtcaag